Proteins found in one Lycium ferocissimum isolate CSIRO_LF1 chromosome 6, AGI_CSIRO_Lferr_CH_V1, whole genome shotgun sequence genomic segment:
- the LOC132060262 gene encoding mediator of RNA polymerase II transcription subunit 15a-like isoform X3 gives MDSGDWRTPQSRQRIVNNIMETLYGRLPISGEEEVEECKKIAVRFEEEIYTAATNQQDYLRKLSLKMLPMDTTQNPITNSLHPNASSSGPNAHGQDSTAQMGNANAADWQEEVYQKIKSMREMYLSELNDLYEKIASKIQQRPQHEHIEKLKTFKMTLERIVLFLRLNKHDIYPIHKEKLLSVEKHISFFLSSNRPHRPASSPLQVQGQLPQPSMHTSQAQNTYAGQTSMMGSGQQDIASEFDRLLSLVD, from the exons ATGGATTCCGGTGATTGGCGCACTCCCCAATCTCGTCAAAGGATTGTCAACAACat AATGGAGACCTTATACGGGCGTCTTCCTATATCTGGGGAAGAAGAAGTAGAGGAGTGTAAGAAAATAGCAGTGAGGTTCGAGGAAGAGATCTATACTGCTGCGACAAATCAG CAAGATTATCTGCGGAAACTATCTTTAAAGATGCTGCCCATGGATACAACTCAAAATCCTATTACCAATTCTTTACATCCCAATGCTTCCAGTAGTGGTCCGAATGCCCATGGCCAAG ACTCTACAGCTCAGATGGGAAATGCAAATGCAGCTGATTGGCAGGAAGAAGTTTACCAAAAG ATCAAGTCTATGAGGGAGATGTATTTATCAGAGCTCAATGATCTATACGAGAAAATTGCTTCTAAAATTCAGCAG cgtcctcaacatgAGCACATTGAAAAGCTCAAGACGTTCAAGATGACTCTGGAACGCATTGTGCTTTTTTTGCGGCTTAACAAGCATGATATTTATCCTATTCACAAGGAGAAACTGCTTTCTGTTGAGAAGCACATAAGTTTTTTTCTTAGTTCCAATAGGCCACACAGGCCTGCATCTTCTCCACTGCAGGTGCAGGGGCAACTACCTCAGCCTTCCATGCATACAAGTCAG GCACAAAATACATATGCAGGTCAGACGTCTATGATGGGTTCCGGTCAGCAAGATATTGCTTCTGAGTTTGATAGACTTCTGAGTTTGGTAGATTAG
- the LOC132060262 gene encoding mediator of RNA polymerase II transcription subunit 15a-like isoform X2 yields the protein MDSGDWRTPQSRQRIVNNIMETLYGRLPISGEEEVEECKKIAVRFEEEIYTAATNQQDYLRKLSLKMLPMDTTQNPITNSLHPNASSSGPNAHGQASLDSTAQMGNANAADWQEEVYQKIKSMREMYLSELNDLYEKIASKIQQRPQHEHIEKLKTFKMTLERIVLFLRLNKHDIYPIHKEKLLSVEKHISFFLSSNRPHRPASSPLQVQGQLPQPSMHTSQAQNTYAGQTSMMGSGQQDIASEFDRLLSLVD from the exons ATGGATTCCGGTGATTGGCGCACTCCCCAATCTCGTCAAAGGATTGTCAACAACat AATGGAGACCTTATACGGGCGTCTTCCTATATCTGGGGAAGAAGAAGTAGAGGAGTGTAAGAAAATAGCAGTGAGGTTCGAGGAAGAGATCTATACTGCTGCGACAAATCAG CAAGATTATCTGCGGAAACTATCTTTAAAGATGCTGCCCATGGATACAACTCAAAATCCTATTACCAATTCTTTACATCCCAATGCTTCCAGTAGTGGTCCGAATGCCCATGGCCAAG CATCTTTAGACTCTACAGCTCAGATGGGAAATGCAAATGCAGCTGATTGGCAGGAAGAAGTTTACCAAAAG ATCAAGTCTATGAGGGAGATGTATTTATCAGAGCTCAATGATCTATACGAGAAAATTGCTTCTAAAATTCAGCAG cgtcctcaacatgAGCACATTGAAAAGCTCAAGACGTTCAAGATGACTCTGGAACGCATTGTGCTTTTTTTGCGGCTTAACAAGCATGATATTTATCCTATTCACAAGGAGAAACTGCTTTCTGTTGAGAAGCACATAAGTTTTTTTCTTAGTTCCAATAGGCCACACAGGCCTGCATCTTCTCCACTGCAGGTGCAGGGGCAACTACCTCAGCCTTCCATGCATACAAGTCAG GCACAAAATACATATGCAGGTCAGACGTCTATGATGGGTTCCGGTCAGCAAGATATTGCTTCTGAGTTTGATAGACTTCTGAGTTTGGTAGATTAG
- the LOC132060262 gene encoding mediator of RNA polymerase II transcription subunit 15a-like isoform X1: MDSGDWRTPQSRQRIVNNIMETLYGRLPISGEEEVEECKKIAVRFEEEIYTAATNQQDYLRKLSLKMLPMDTTQNPITNSLHPNASSSGPNAHGQDSIDLRDFSAINKASLDSTAQMGNANAADWQEEVYQKIKSMREMYLSELNDLYEKIASKIQQRPQHEHIEKLKTFKMTLERIVLFLRLNKHDIYPIHKEKLLSVEKHISFFLSSNRPHRPASSPLQVQGQLPQPSMHTSQAQNTYAGQTSMMGSGQQDIASEFDRLLSLVD; encoded by the exons ATGGATTCCGGTGATTGGCGCACTCCCCAATCTCGTCAAAGGATTGTCAACAACat AATGGAGACCTTATACGGGCGTCTTCCTATATCTGGGGAAGAAGAAGTAGAGGAGTGTAAGAAAATAGCAGTGAGGTTCGAGGAAGAGATCTATACTGCTGCGACAAATCAG CAAGATTATCTGCGGAAACTATCTTTAAAGATGCTGCCCATGGATACAACTCAAAATCCTATTACCAATTCTTTACATCCCAATGCTTCCAGTAGTGGTCCGAATGCCCATGGCCAAG ATAGCATTGACCTCAGGGATTTCTCGGCTATAAATAAGG CATCTTTAGACTCTACAGCTCAGATGGGAAATGCAAATGCAGCTGATTGGCAGGAAGAAGTTTACCAAAAG ATCAAGTCTATGAGGGAGATGTATTTATCAGAGCTCAATGATCTATACGAGAAAATTGCTTCTAAAATTCAGCAG cgtcctcaacatgAGCACATTGAAAAGCTCAAGACGTTCAAGATGACTCTGGAACGCATTGTGCTTTTTTTGCGGCTTAACAAGCATGATATTTATCCTATTCACAAGGAGAAACTGCTTTCTGTTGAGAAGCACATAAGTTTTTTTCTTAGTTCCAATAGGCCACACAGGCCTGCATCTTCTCCACTGCAGGTGCAGGGGCAACTACCTCAGCCTTCCATGCATACAAGTCAG GCACAAAATACATATGCAGGTCAGACGTCTATGATGGGTTCCGGTCAGCAAGATATTGCTTCTGAGTTTGATAGACTTCTGAGTTTGGTAGATTAG